GACGGATCTCCTGGTCGCGGCCGATGACCGGGTCCAGCTTGCCCTCCTGGGCCACGGCGGTCAGGTCGGTGCCGTACTTCTCCAGGGCGTCGAACGCGCCTTCGGGGTCCTGCGTGGTGACCTTGGCGCCACCGCGAGTCTGCGGAATGGCGGCCGCGAGCGCGTCGGCGTTCAGGCCGTAGCCACCGGTGCGGGCCAGCGCCAGCAGCAGGTGGTCGGTCGAGGTGAACGTGTCGCCCATCGCCGTCATCTCTTGGCGGGCGCGCTCGAGCACGTTGAGCAGCTCGCGGGTCATCGACGGTTGGGCGACGGAAGCGCCTGTGCTGCGGGGCAACTGGCCGATCAGTCGCTGCGCTTCCGAAATGACCGCCGAGGCGGAAGTGCCCGTCGCTTCGAGCAGCGGGCCGGTCGTGGTGTCGGTCTGCTCGGCCAGGGCGAGCAGCAGGTGGACGGGCTCGACCTGGGGGTTCCCGGCGGCGGTCGCGTGTTGGACCGCGCCGCTGAGGGCCTCCTGAGCCTTGGTGGTCAATTGCAGATCCACGGTGATGGTTCTCCTTCAAGTACGTCTGTTGAGTGCTGGTACGGCGGCCCGTGACTTCCCATGAAAGGCACCGGTCGACGTACGTCCTATGAAGTTCAACCTGCTCAGAGTTGAGCCTATTCCGCTCAACTTCGGATTTCTACGGCCTGTCCGACCCAGATGATTCACTGGACAGCATGAGCGATCTGCTCGCCCTCGGCGATGTGCACTTCATCCGGTTGACGACGTTTCGCAAGAACGGCGAAGGTGTCGGGACACCGGTCTGGGTCGCCCGCGACGGTGATTCGTTGGTGGCGTTCACTCCCCAGGGGACGGCGAAGCTCAAGCGATTGCGGCACACCTCGCGGGTCGAAGTCGTCGAGTGCGGCCGACAGGGCAAGGTCGCTGACGATGCCGTGCCAGTCCCGGCCACGGCCGTCATCGACACCGACCCGGCCACCGTCGACCACGTCGCTGCGCTGCTGAAGGCGAAGTACGGCGTCGAGTACCGCCTGTTCATGGCCGTGGAGTCGGCCGTCTCGTTCGTCCGCCGCACGCCGAAGGCGCCGCGTGTGGCCATCCGGATCACGGCATAGGTCACCGGGAGACCCACAGCCAGATCGCCAGGCCGAAGCCGGCCGCCGCGATCGTCCAGCGCAACAGATCAGCCGGCACTCGGCGTACGACGGGTGGCCCGGCGTAGCCACCGACCACCGCCCCCGCTCCCATCGCCAGGGCGGGCAGCCAGTGCACGGGCCCGCTGACTGCGAAGTAGATGGCGGCGACCAGGTTGGACAGGCCGAGCAGGAAGCTCTTCATGATGCTGGCCAGCACGATCGATTCGGAGGTGAACAGCAGCATCGCGGCCAGGAACATCACCCCGGCCCCTGCGCCGAAGTAGCCGCCGTAGACCGACACTGCGAGCAGCGTCACGGCGAAGGCCCGCGGCGCGTCGCCACCTCGCGCTAGCGCCCGGATCCGCGGTTGGAGCAGCAGCGCTAGGGCGGCCAGTGCGACCAGGAACGGCACGATCGCCGCGAACGAGTCCGCCGGTGCCAGCAGCAGGATCACCCCACCGACCAGGCCCCCGACGATCGAGCACGACGCCCACACCACCAGCCGCCGACGGTGGTAGCTGAAGACGTCCCGGCCCGAGTTGGCCAGGGCACCCGCACCCACTCCGACCAGGGCGACGGTATTGGTGACGTTCGCGGCGACCGGCGGCAGGCCGACGGCTAGCAGTGCCGGGTAGGACACCAGCGAAGCCAGACCGGTGACGAACCCGACCAGGCCGGCGAAGAATCCGGCGGTCAGGAGCAGCAGTGCTTCGGCCAGACTCACCGCACGTGCTGGTCCAGCCAGCCACCCTTCTCCGCAGCGGTGGCCTCGAACCGCTCGATCAGCGCCTGGGCCACTGCACTCGTCGGGTCTTCGATGGTCTCGACGCGCACGTAGACCGCCCAGTCGTGGTCCTCGCTGTCGTCCTCCCCGCGAGCGCCTCCCGGATCACCCGCACCTCGGCGAAGTCGTCATCGCGCAGTTCTTCGGCTACGGCGTCGGCGTCGTCACGTTCGGGGAAAACCAGGAGGTATTCGGCCATGGACCAAGCCTGCCAGGCTGCACGCCGGTCATCCGCGCGACACCTCGCGTTTGCCCCGGGCATCTACCCTGCCCACGATGCGCAGAAGGTTCGTGGCGGTCGGTGACTCGTTCACCGAGGGGGTGGGTGACCCAAACCCGCTCTACCCCAACGGTGTCCGGGGCTGGGCCGACCGAATGGCGCGCCAATTGGGCAGGTACGACGATCGCTGGCGCTACGCGAACCTCGCCATCCGCAGCAAGTACCTCAGAGAAGTCGTCGATGAGCAGGTCGACCGCGCGTTGTCGCTGCGGCCGACGCTGATCACGTTCTATGCCGGCGGGAATGACATCCTGACCGCGCGGGTGAACATGGCTGCGGTGATGGACCTGTACGAGGACACCGTGCGCCGGTTGCAGACGTCGGGGGGCCAGTTGATTCTCTTCACCGCGTACGACGCCACCCGGGGCCCGATCCTCGAGCCCGTGCGGCGCCGGATTGCTTTCTACAACAGTACGGTTCGCGATATCGCGCGTGACATGAACGCCATCCTGATCGACCACGACCAGATGGCCGAGTTCGGCGATCGCCGGCTGTGGAGTTTCGACCGGATTCACATGTCCCGACCCGGGCACAAGGTGATGGCCGGTGCGGTGCTGGCCGAGCTCGGGATTCCGCACACGCTGAAGCTGCCTGAGTTTTCCCCGTTCGAGCGGCGACTGACGCTGAAGACCGTGCGCGACGAATCGCGCTGGGTCCGCAGTGAAGTCGTGCCGTTGATCAGGCGACGGGTCAGCGGCGTCCGCGAGGGCGACACTTTGACAGCGAAGTGGCCCGAACTGATCCGCCCGGCAGACGGGATGAAGCGGCTCGCCCGCAGGCACTCCGGCGATGCACTGCGGGTTCGCCACGAGGCGAGGAACGGTTAGCCCGCGGCGTACGTGAACGGGGTAAGAGTGGTGGAGCGAACTCCACTCATTCCCATGCACCACGCACCGACGCAGTCGAAGCCGGTGACGTCCGCTGCGATCGGCTGCGACCAGAACCGGCCGTTCCACACGCTGACCGCGCCGTTCGGATCCCCCACGATGCAGGACGTGGCCGAATCGCAGTGCACGTAGGGCAAATTCAGCGGCGAGATTCCCACCGAGGGCAGTTTGCTCTGGTGCCACTCGCGACCGTTCCACACCACCGCTGACCCACCTGTCGCGGTGGCGACGCACCACGTGCTGGAGGTGCAGGTGACCATCGACACCACCGCGTGATTGCCGTCGATCGCGCCTCCGGCGGGCTGGAATCCCGACCCGCGCCACACCACGGACGCTCCGTAGTCGCCCTGGAGCATGCACCAGGAGGTCGTCGGGCACGACACCCCGACCAGATTTTGTACATCGGGCAGGTCACCGAGACGGATCCAGCCGTGGCCGGCGGTCGCGTAGACGGCCGTGCTCGTGCGCATGGCACACATCCCGC
The window above is part of the Branchiibius hedensis genome. Proteins encoded here:
- a CDS encoding sulfite exporter TauE/SafE family protein, encoding MSLAEALLLLTAGFFAGLVGFVTGLASLVSYPALLAVGLPPVAANVTNTVALVGVGAGALANSGRDVFSYHRRRLVVWASCSIVGGLVGGVILLLAPADSFAAIVPFLVALAALALLLQPRIRALARGGDAPRAFAVTLLAVSVYGGYFGAGAGVMFLAAMLLFTSESIVLASIMKSFLLGLSNLVAAIYFAVSGPVHWLPALAMGAGAVVGGYAGPPVVRRVPADLLRWTIAAAGFGLAIWLWVSR
- a CDS encoding SGNH/GDSL hydrolase family protein, whose amino-acid sequence is MRRRFVAVGDSFTEGVGDPNPLYPNGVRGWADRMARQLGRYDDRWRYANLAIRSKYLREVVDEQVDRALSLRPTLITFYAGGNDILTARVNMAAVMDLYEDTVRRLQTSGGQLILFTAYDATRGPILEPVRRRIAFYNSTVRDIARDMNAILIDHDQMAEFGDRRLWSFDRIHMSRPGHKVMAGAVLAELGIPHTLKLPEFSPFERRLTLKTVRDESRWVRSEVVPLIRRRVSGVREGDTLTAKWPELIRPADGMKRLARRHSGDALRVRHEARNG
- a CDS encoding PPOX class F420-dependent oxidoreductase, yielding MSDLLALGDVHFIRLTTFRKNGEGVGTPVWVARDGDSLVAFTPQGTAKLKRLRHTSRVEVVECGRQGKVADDAVPVPATAVIDTDPATVDHVAALLKAKYGVEYRLFMAVESAVSFVRRTPKAPRVAIRITA